In Anaerolineales bacterium, the following are encoded in one genomic region:
- a CDS encoding gamma-glutamyl-gamma-aminobutyrate hydrolase family protein codes for MSAPLIGVTTRNARSELYQIDVIQTPRPYSEALVRAGAIPVLIPLNLPPDRLQELLARLDGVVFTGGGDIETARFGGAPHDKIYDVDPERDEIEIQLAQQVAEDGTPFLGICRGLQIVNVAFGGSLYTHIPDQLPGALQHSNFPDHPWDYLAHPVQVGEGSRLAGILGEPIVQVNSLHHQGIKELATALRATASAPDGLIEAVELPEHPFAVCVQWHPECLPDDPRMQNLFRSLVSASQVPS; via the coding sequence ATGTCTGCTCCCCTGATTGGCGTCACCACCCGCAATGCCCGTTCCGAGTTGTACCAGATCGATGTCATTCAAACGCCGCGGCCGTACAGCGAGGCGCTGGTGCGCGCCGGGGCCATCCCGGTGCTCATCCCGCTCAATCTGCCGCCGGACAGGCTGCAGGAACTGCTGGCCCGCCTGGATGGGGTGGTCTTCACCGGCGGCGGCGACATCGAGACTGCCCGTTTCGGCGGCGCGCCGCACGACAAGATCTATGACGTAGACCCAGAGCGCGACGAGATCGAGATTCAGCTGGCCCAGCAGGTGGCCGAGGACGGCACGCCCTTCCTGGGTATTTGTCGCGGGTTGCAGATCGTCAATGTGGCTTTTGGCGGTAGCTTGTACACCCACATCCCTGACCAGCTGCCGGGTGCGCTGCAGCACAGCAATTTCCCGGACCACCCCTGGGATTACCTGGCCCATCCGGTGCAGGTGGGCGAGGGCAGTCGCTTGGCTGGGATCTTGGGCGAGCCGATCGTGCAGGTCAACAGCCTGCATCACCAGGGGATCAAAGAGCTGGCGACTGCCCTGCGGGCCACGGCCAGCGCGCCGGATGGCTTGATCGAAGCGGTGGAACTGCCCGAGCATCCCTTTGCGGTCTGCGTGCAGTGGCACCCGGAATGCCTGCCGGACGACCCGCGCATGCAGAACCTGTTTCGTTCACTGGTCAGCGCCAGCCAAGTTCCTAGCTAG